A region of Arabidopsis thaliana chromosome 5, partial sequence DNA encodes the following proteins:
- a CDS encoding myosin heavy chain-like protein (FUNCTIONS IN: molecular_function unknown; INVOLVED IN: biological_process unknown; LOCATED IN: chloroplast; BEST Arabidopsis thaliana protein match is: myosin heavy chain-related (TAIR:AT5G07890.3).) has product MSSNWGSSSRDSSGSSSRSDVDNSFDADELLQIGSRCMELRREKEMLRESQSQSVELVRRLELNANSLSESRLEDKRRIQMLEKELLNCYQEIDYLRDQVNFRSQEMNDLSEHVLDLEVRVTKSGKLEEEVNYLREELCSSKSEQLLLLQELESTETELQFSLFSVEKLEESVSSLTLESQCEIESIKLDIVALEQALFDAQKFQGESIQENDKLREIVKELRLNSREAEENAECLEKQNKELMERCVASERNIKDLRQSFRGRLESESEAPVNPDCFHDIIKKLEVFQDGKLRDKMEDMARQILQYKDLVKQLKDELKEEKLKAKEEAEDLTQEMAELRYEMTCLLEEECKRRACIEQASLQRIANLEAQIKREKNKSSTCLVPLPAV; this is encoded by the exons ATGTCGAGTAATTGGGGAAGTAGCTCGCGAGATAGCTCGGGAAGTAGTTCAAGAAGCGATGTTGACAACTCGTTTGATGCTGACGAACTTTTACAGATTGGTTCAAGATGTATGGAG CTACGGAGAGAAAAGGAGATGCTTAGAGAATCTCAGTCACAGAGTGTTGAACTTGTCAGA AGGTTGGAACTGAATGCGAATTCGTTGTCAGAGTCTCGTTTagaagataagagaagaaTTCAGATGTTGGAGAAAGAATTGTTGAATTGCTACCAGGAGATTG ATTATTTGCGGGATCAAGTAAACTTCAGAAGCCAGGAAATGAACGACCTGAGTGAACATGTACTCGATCTTGAAGTCAGAGTAACTAAATCAGggaaattggaagaagaagttaacTATTTGAGGGAGGAGTTGTGTTCGTCGAAATCTGAGCAGCTATTGTTGTTGCAAGAACTGGAGAGCACAGAAACTGAGCTacagttttctttgttttctgttgAGAAGCTGGAGGAGTCGGTCTCATCCTTAACATTGGAGTCTCAGTGTGAGATAGAAAGCATAAAACTTGATATAGTAGCGTTGGAGCAGGCGCTCTTTGATGCTCAGAAATTTCAAGGTGAAAGCATCCAAGAAAACGATAAGTTAAGAGAAATAGTCAAGGAGCTACGGTTGAACTCTCGAGAGGCAGAAGAGAATGCTGAGTGTTTAGAGAAGCAAAACAAGGAGCTGATGGAGAGATGTGTAGCCTCTGAAAGGAATATCAAAGACTTACGTCAAAGCTTTAGAGGAAGGTTGGAAAGTGAAAGTGAAGCGCCTGTAAATCCAGATTGTTTCCATGACATCATCAAGAAATTAGAGGTTTTCCAGGATGGGAAACTGAGAGACAAAATGGAAGATATGGCAAGACAGATACTTCAATACAAAGATCTTGTAAAGCAGCTCAAG GATGagttgaaagaagagaaactaaaggccaaggaagaagcagaggacTTAACACAAGAAATGGCTGAATTAAGATATGAAATGACATGTTTATTGGAGGAAGAATGCAAGCGGCGTGCATGCATCGAACAAGCATCATTACAAAGAATAGCCAATCTAGAAGCACAG AtcaagagagagaagaacaagTCCTCAACTTGCTTAGTTCCTCTTCCTGCTGTATAA
- a CDS encoding myosin heavy chain-like protein (BEST Arabidopsis thaliana protein match is: myosin heavy chain-related (TAIR:AT5G07890.2); Has 22208 Blast hits to 14344 proteins in 1121 species: Archae - 324; Bacteria - 1921; Metazoa - 12512; Fungi - 1464; Plants - 1009; Viruses - 53; Other Eukaryotes - 4925 (source: NCBI BLink).), producing MNDLSEHVLDLEVRVTKSGKLEEEVNYLREELCSSKSEQLLLLQELESTETELQFSLFSVEKLEESVSSLTLESQCEIESIKLDIVALEQALFDAQKFQGESIQENDKLREIVKELRLNSREAEENAECLEKQNKELMERCVASERNIKDLRQSFRGRLESESEAPVNPDCFHDIIKKLEVFQDGKLRDKMEDMARQILQYKDLVKQLKDELKEEKLKAKEEAEDLTQEMAELRYEMTCLLEEECKRRACIEQASLQRIANLEAQIKREKNKSSTCLVPLPAV from the exons ATGAACGACCTGAGTGAACATGTACTCGATCTTGAAGTCAGAGTAACTAAATCAGggaaattggaagaagaagttaacTATTTGAGGGAGGAGTTGTGTTCGTCGAAATCTGAGCAGCTATTGTTGTTGCAAGAACTGGAGAGCACAGAAACTGAGCTacagttttctttgttttctgttgAGAAGCTGGAGGAGTCGGTCTCATCCTTAACATTGGAGTCTCAGTGTGAGATAGAAAGCATAAAACTTGATATAGTAGCGTTGGAGCAGGCGCTCTTTGATGCTCAGAAATTTCAAGGTGAAAGCATCCAAGAAAACGATAAGTTAAGAGAAATAGTCAAGGAGCTACGGTTGAACTCTCGAGAGGCAGAAGAGAATGCTGAGTGTTTAGAGAAGCAAAACAAGGAGCTGATGGAGAGATGTGTAGCCTCTGAAAGGAATATCAAAGACTTACGTCAAAGCTTTAGAGGAAGGTTGGAAAGTGAAAGTGAAGCGCCTGTAAATCCAGATTGTTTCCATGACATCATCAAGAAATTAGAGGTTTTCCAGGATGGGAAACTGAGAGACAAAATGGAAGATATGGCAAGACAGATACTTCAATACAAAGATCTTGTAAAGCAGCTCAAG GATGagttgaaagaagagaaactaaaggccaaggaagaagcagaggacTTAACACAAGAAATGGCTGAATTAAGATATGAAATGACATGTTTATTGGAGGAAGAATGCAAGCGGCGTGCATGCATCGAACAAGCATCATTACAAAGAATAGCCAATCTAGAAGCACAG AtcaagagagagaagaacaagTCCTCAACTTGCTTAGTTCCTCTTCCTGCTGTATAA
- a CDS encoding myosin heavy chain-like protein (FUNCTIONS IN: molecular_function unknown; INVOLVED IN: biological_process unknown; BEST Arabidopsis thaliana protein match is: myosin heavy chain-related (TAIR:AT5G07890.2); Has 30201 Blast hits to 17322 proteins in 780 species: Archae - 12; Bacteria - 1396; Metazoa - 17338; Fungi - 3422; Plants - 5037; Viruses - 0; Other Eukaryotes - 2996 (source: NCBI BLink).) produces the protein MNDLSEHVLDLEVRVTKSGKLEEEVNYLREELCSSKSEQLLLLQELESTETELQFSLFSVEKLEESVSSLTLESQCEIESIKLDIVALEQALFDAQKFQGESIQENDKLREIVKELRLNSREAEENAECLEKQNKELMERCVASERNIKDLRQSFRGRLESESEAPVNPDCFHDIIKKLEVFQDGKLRDKMEDMARQILQYKDLVKQLKDELKEEKLKAKEEAEDLTQEMAELRYEMTCLLEEECKRRACIEQASLQRIANLEAQVLASLYLPIFLFFLSHQILLKEPNKYPFSC, from the exons ATGAACGACCTGAGTGAACATGTACTCGATCTTGAAGTCAGAGTAACTAAATCAGggaaattggaagaagaagttaacTATTTGAGGGAGGAGTTGTGTTCGTCGAAATCTGAGCAGCTATTGTTGTTGCAAGAACTGGAGAGCACAGAAACTGAGCTacagttttctttgttttctgttgAGAAGCTGGAGGAGTCGGTCTCATCCTTAACATTGGAGTCTCAGTGTGAGATAGAAAGCATAAAACTTGATATAGTAGCGTTGGAGCAGGCGCTCTTTGATGCTCAGAAATTTCAAGGTGAAAGCATCCAAGAAAACGATAAGTTAAGAGAAATAGTCAAGGAGCTACGGTTGAACTCTCGAGAGGCAGAAGAGAATGCTGAGTGTTTAGAGAAGCAAAACAAGGAGCTGATGGAGAGATGTGTAGCCTCTGAAAGGAATATCAAAGACTTACGTCAAAGCTTTAGAGGAAGGTTGGAAAGTGAAAGTGAAGCGCCTGTAAATCCAGATTGTTTCCATGACATCATCAAGAAATTAGAGGTTTTCCAGGATGGGAAACTGAGAGACAAAATGGAAGATATGGCAAGACAGATACTTCAATACAAAGATCTTGTAAAGCAGCTCAAG GATGagttgaaagaagagaaactaaaggccaaggaagaagcagaggacTTAACACAAGAAATGGCTGAATTAAGATATGAAATGACATGTTTATTGGAGGAAGAATGCAAGCGGCGTGCATGCATCGAACAAGCATCATTACAAAGAATAGCCAATCTAGAAGCACAGGTACTTGCTTCTTTATAtcttccaatttttttattttttttgagcCATCAGATATTGTTGAAGGAACCTAACAAATATCCATTTTCTTGTTAA
- the SNAP33 gene encoding soluble N-ethylmaleimide-sensitive factor adaptor protein 33: MFGLRKSPANLPKHNSVDLKSSKPNPFDSDDESDNKHTLNPSKRTTSEPSLADMTNPFGGERVQKGDSSSSKQSLFSNSKYQYKNNFRDSGGIENQSVQELEGYAVYKAEETTKSVQGCLKVAEDIRSDATRTLVMLHDQGEQITRTHHKAVEIDHDLSRGEKLLGSLGGMFSKTWKPKKTRPINGPVVTRDDSPTRRVNHLEKREKLGLNSAPRGQSRTREPLPESADAYQRVEMEKAKQDDGLSDLSDILGELKNMAVDMGSEIEKQNKGLDHLHDDVDELNFRVQQSNQRGRRLLGK; encoded by the exons ATGTTTGGTTTAAGGAAATCACCGGCAAATCTTCCCAAGCATAACTCAGTCGACCTCAAGTCTTCCAAGCCAAATCCTTTcgattcagatgatgaatCTGACAACAAACATACCCTTAACCCTTCTAAGAGGACTACCTCTGAACCCTCTTTGGCTGATATGACAAACCCTTTTGGTGGTGAGAGAGTTCAGAAAGGAGATAGTAGTTCATCCAAACAGTCATTGTTTTCGAACTCCAAATACCAGTACAAGAACAATTTCCGTGATTCTGGTGGTATTGAAAACCAGTCGGTTCAGGAGCTTGAAGGTTATGCTGTGTACAAGGCTGAAGAGACTACGAAATCTGTACAAGGTTGTTTGAAGGTAGCAGAAGATATAAGGTCTGATGCTACCAGAACTTTGGTCATGTTACACGATCAGGGCGAGCAAATCACTAGGACGCACCATAAAGCCGTTGAAATCGACCATGATCTCAGTCGT gGTGAGAAACTTCTTGGAAGCCTTGGAGGCATGTTTTCAAAGACTTGGAAACCAAAGAAGACTCGTCCTATAAATGGTCCCGTCGTAACCAGAG ATGACTCACCAACGAGAAGAGTTAACCACTTagagaaaagggaaaaacTGGGACTGAACTCAGCACCCAGAGGACAATCAAGAACCCGAGAACCACTCCCCGAATCAGCTGATGCTTATCAGAGAGTGGAG ATGGAAAAAGCTAAGCAAGACGATGGGCTTTCAGACTTGAGTGATATACTCGGCGAGCTAAAGAACATGGCTGTTGACATGGGAAGCGAAATCGAGAAGCAGAACAAAGGACTTGACCATCTTCATGATGATGTTGACGAACTCAACTTCAGAGTGCAACAATCAAACCAACGTGGTCGCCGTTTGCTTGGAAAGTAG
- a CDS encoding LYR family of Fe/S cluster biogenesis protein (LYR family of Fe/S cluster biogenesis protein; CONTAINS InterPro DOMAIN/s: Complex 1 LYR protein (InterPro:IPR008011); Has 1807 Blast hits to 1807 proteins in 277 species: Archae - 0; Bacteria - 0; Metazoa - 736; Fungi - 347; Plants - 385; Viruses - 0; Other Eukaryotes - 339 (source: NCBI BLink).): protein MVSSSEVLSLCRALLRAGRQFPDYNIREYSKRRTLDGFRMNKNLTDPSKVTEAYAEAKKQLFVAERVLKVYLAYPPKTKNIMEVKLQ from the coding sequence ATGGTGTCTAGTAGTGAAGTTCTTAGCCTATGTCGTGCCTTGCTTCGAGCGGGACGTCAATTCCCTGATTACAACATTAGGGAGTACAGTAAGCGAAGGACCTTGGATGGCTTCCGCATGAACAAGAATCTCACTGACCCATCGAAGGTGACTGAGGCTTATGCTGAAGCTAAAAAACAGCTTTTTGTTGCTGAGAGAGTGCTCAAGGTTTACTTGGCATATCCTCCCAAGACCAAGAACATCATGGAAGTCAAGCTTCAGTAG
- the ANK6 gene encoding Ankyrin repeat family protein (Ankyrin repeat family protein; CONTAINS InterPro DOMAIN/s: Ankyrin repeat-containing domain (InterPro:IPR020683), Ankyrin repeat (InterPro:IPR002110); BEST Arabidopsis thaliana protein match is: Ankyrin repeat family protein (TAIR:AT5G07840.1); Has 1807 Blast hits to 1807 proteins in 277 species: Archae - 0; Bacteria - 0; Metazoa - 736; Fungi - 347; Plants - 385; Viruses - 0; Other Eukaryotes - 339 (source: NCBI BLink).) yields the protein MLQEPSAAFSLRRNSFRRRSPRSNVDDRGWNPLHIKARKGDLKSVKQLLDQGMDVNALAWGPKSKGVSALHLAAEGGHIEVMDLLLERGANIDAKTWGSCGWTPLHAAAKERKREAVKFLVENGAFLADDITDTRFNPPVHYCHGLEWAYEEMKKLNSESSSSSGGDTSSSSDN from the coding sequence ATGCTCCAAGAACCGTCGGCTGCATTCTCCCTCCGGCGTAACTCATTCAGACGCCGATCTCCCAGATCAAATGTCGATGACAGAGGCTGGAATCCGCTCCATATCAAAGCCAGAAAAGGCGATCTGAAATCTGTCAAGCAGCTTCTCGACCAAGGAATGGATGTGAATGCTCTAGCATGGGGACCCAAATCAAAAGGAGTGAGTGCACTTCACCTTGCAGCAGAGGGAGGTCACATTGAAGTCATGGATTTACTCCTAGAACGTGGGGCCAACATTGATGCTAAAACATGGGGCTCATGCGGGTGGACTCCTCTCCACGCTGCAGCCAAAGAGCGGAAGAGAGAAGCAGTGAAGTTTCTGGTGGAGAACGGCGCATTCTTGGCAGATGATATAACTGATACCAGGTTTAATCCGCCGGTGCATTACTGTCACGGCCTTGAATGGGCGTACGAGGAAATGAAGAAGCTTAACAgcgagtcttcttcttcatctggtGGAGACACATCTTCCAGTTCTGACAACTGA
- a CDS encoding Leucine-rich repeat (LRR) family protein (Leucine-rich repeat (LRR) family protein; CONTAINS InterPro DOMAIN/s: Leucine-rich repeat, typical subtype (InterPro:IPR003591), Leucine-rich repeat-containing N-terminal domain, type 2 (InterPro:IPR013210), Leucine-rich repeat (InterPro:IPR001611); BEST Arabidopsis thaliana protein match is: Leucine-rich repeat (LRR) family protein (TAIR:AT1G13910.1).) codes for MASRCELLLICVFSLLIAFAHSKTLKRDVKALNEIKASLGWRVVYSWVGDDPCGDGDLPPWSGVTCSTQGDYRVVTELEVYAVSIVGPFPIAVTNLLDLTRLDLHNNKLTGPIPPQIGRLKRLKVLYDPILFRVNLALTNLRWNKLQDVIPPEIGELKRLTHLYLSFNSFKGEIPKELAALPELRYLYLQENRLIGRIPAELGTLQNLRHLDVGNNHLVGTIRELIRFDGSFPALRNLYLNNNYLSGGIPAQLSNLTNLEIVYLSYNKFIGNIPFAIAHIPKLTYLYLDHNQFTGRIPDAFYKHPFLKEMYIEGNMFKSGVNPIGTHKVLEVSDADFAV; via the exons ATGGCTTCTCGCTGTGAGCTACTTCTGATCTGCgtcttctctctcttaattGCTTTTGCTCACTCCAAGACATTGAAGCGAGATG TGAAAGCTTTGAATGAAATCAAAGCCTCTTTGGGATGGAGAGTGGTGTATTCATGGGTTGGTGACGATCCTTGTGGAGATGGAGACCTTCCACCTTGGTCTGGTGTCACGTGTTCTACACAAGGAGACTATAGAGTTGTCACAGAATT AGAAGTTTATGCGGTTTCGATTGTTGGACCTTTCCCCATTGCAGTAACAAACCTTCTGGATTTGACTAGACT GGATCTACATAACAACAAGTTGACTGGTCCAATCCCTCCACAAATTGGACGACTGAAACGGCTGAAAGTACTGTAT GATCCAATTCTCTTCAGAGTGAACTTAGCACTTAC AAACCTGAGGTGGAATAAACTACAAGATGTGATCCCTCCCGAGATTGGGGAGCTGAAGAGACTAACCCATTT gTACTTGAGCTTCAATAGCTTCAAGGGAGAAATTCCCAAGGAACTAGCTGCTCTTCCCGAGCTTCGGTATCTATACCTTCAAGAAAACCGTCTCATTGGTAGAATTCCTGCCGAACTGGGGACTCTGCAAAACCTTCGCCACCT AGATGTTGGTAACAACCATTTGGTGGGAACTATACGGGAGCTCATCCGTTTTGATGGAAGTTTCCCAGCTCTTCGCAACTT GTACTTGAATAATAACTATTTGAGTGGAGGGATTCCTGCTCAGCTGTCAAATCTTACAAACTTAGAGATTGT TTACCTGTCTTACAACAAATTTATTGGAAACATTCCTTTTGCCATTGCTCATATTCCTAAACTGACATACCT GTACCTTGATCACAACCAATTTACCGGGAGAATCCCAGACGCATTCTACAAGCATCCATTCCTCAAAGAAAT GTACATTGAAGGCAACATGTTCAAGTCAGGCGTGAACCCAATTGGTACCCACAAAGTTTTAGAAGTTTCTGATGCCGATTTTGCCGTGTGA
- a CDS encoding Leucine-rich repeat (LRR) family protein (Leucine-rich repeat (LRR) family protein; CONTAINS InterPro DOMAIN/s: Leucine-rich repeat-containing N-terminal domain, type 2 (InterPro:IPR013210), Leucine-rich repeat (InterPro:IPR001611); BEST Arabidopsis thaliana protein match is: Leucine-rich repeat (LRR) family protein (TAIR:AT1G13910.1); Has 86410 Blast hits to 27353 proteins in 1072 species: Archae - 38; Bacteria - 5910; Metazoa - 16835; Fungi - 1088; Plants - 57420; Viruses - 0; Other Eukaryotes - 5119 (source: NCBI BLink).), with protein sequence MASRCELLLICVFSLLIAFAHSKTLKRDVKALNEIKASLGWRVVYSWVGDDPCGDGDLPPWSGVTCSTQGDYRVVTELEVYAVSIVGPFPIAVTNLLDLTRLDLHNNKLTGPIPPQIGRLKRLKVLNLRWNKLQDVIPPEIGELKRLTHLYLSFNSFKGEIPKELAALPELRYLYLQENRLIGRIPAELGTLQNLRHLDVGNNHLVGTIRELIRFDGSFPALRNLYLNNNYLSGGIPAQLSNLTNLEIVYLSYNKFIGNIPFAIAHIPKLTYLYLDHNQFTGRIPDAFYKHPFLKEMYIEGNMFKSGVNPIGTHKVLEVSDADFAV encoded by the exons ATGGCTTCTCGCTGTGAGCTACTTCTGATCTGCgtcttctctctcttaattGCTTTTGCTCACTCCAAGACATTGAAGCGAGATG TGAAAGCTTTGAATGAAATCAAAGCCTCTTTGGGATGGAGAGTGGTGTATTCATGGGTTGGTGACGATCCTTGTGGAGATGGAGACCTTCCACCTTGGTCTGGTGTCACGTGTTCTACACAAGGAGACTATAGAGTTGTCACAGAATT AGAAGTTTATGCGGTTTCGATTGTTGGACCTTTCCCCATTGCAGTAACAAACCTTCTGGATTTGACTAGACT GGATCTACATAACAACAAGTTGACTGGTCCAATCCCTCCACAAATTGGACGACTGAAACGGCTGAAAGTACT AAACCTGAGGTGGAATAAACTACAAGATGTGATCCCTCCCGAGATTGGGGAGCTGAAGAGACTAACCCATTT gTACTTGAGCTTCAATAGCTTCAAGGGAGAAATTCCCAAGGAACTAGCTGCTCTTCCCGAGCTTCGGTATCTATACCTTCAAGAAAACCGTCTCATTGGTAGAATTCCTGCCGAACTGGGGACTCTGCAAAACCTTCGCCACCT AGATGTTGGTAACAACCATTTGGTGGGAACTATACGGGAGCTCATCCGTTTTGATGGAAGTTTCCCAGCTCTTCGCAACTT GTACTTGAATAATAACTATTTGAGTGGAGGGATTCCTGCTCAGCTGTCAAATCTTACAAACTTAGAGATTGT TTACCTGTCTTACAACAAATTTATTGGAAACATTCCTTTTGCCATTGCTCATATTCCTAAACTGACATACCT GTACCTTGATCACAACCAATTTACCGGGAGAATCCCAGACGCATTCTACAAGCATCCATTCCTCAAAGAAAT GTACATTGAAGGCAACATGTTCAAGTCAGGCGTGAACCCAATTGGTACCCACAAAGTTTTAGAAGTTTCTGATGCCGATTTTGCCGTGTGA
- the GUS1 gene encoding glucuronidase 1 (glucuronidase 1 (GUS1); FUNCTIONS IN: beta-glucuronidase activity; LOCATED IN: endomembrane system, membrane; EXPRESSED IN: 20 plant structures; EXPRESSED DURING: 10 growth stages; CONTAINS InterPro DOMAIN/s: Glycoside hydrolase family 79, N-terminal (InterPro:IPR005199); BEST Arabidopsis thaliana protein match is: glucuronidase 2 (TAIR:AT5G07830.1); Has 384 Blast hits to 378 proteins in 72 species: Archae - 0; Bacteria - 40; Metazoa - 184; Fungi - 0; Plants - 134; Viruses - 0; Other Eukaryotes - 26 (source: NCBI BLink).), giving the protein MGFNVVVFLSCLLLLPPVTFGSNMERTTLVIDGSRRIAETDENFICATLDWWPPEKCNYDQCPWGYASLINLNLASPLLAKAIQAFRTLRIRIGGSLQDQVIYDVGDLKTPCTQFKKTDDGLFGFSEGCLYMKRWDEVNHFFNATGAIVTFGLNALHGRNKLNGTAWGGDWDHTNTQDFMNYTVSKGYAIDSWEFGNELSGSGIWASVSVELYGKDLIVLKNVIKNVYKNSRTKPLVVAPGGFFEEQWYSELLRLSGPGVLDVLTHHIYNLGPGNDPKLVNKILDPNYLSGISELFANVNQTIQEHGPWAAAWVGEAGGAFNSGGRQVSETFINSFWYLDQLGISSKHNTKVYCRQALVGGFYGLLEKETFVPNPDYYSALLWHRLMGKGILGVQTTASEYLRAYVHCSKRRAGITILLINLSKHTTFTVAVSNGVKVVLQAESMKRKSFLETIKSKVSWVGNKASDGYLNREEYHLSPKDGDLRSKIMLLNGKPLVPTATGDIPKLEPVRHGVKSPVYINPLSISFIVLPTFDAPACS; this is encoded by the exons atggGCTTCAACGTTGTTGTGTTCTTGAGTTGTCTGCTTCTACTTCCTCCTGTTACTTTTGGTAGCAACATGGAACGAACCACCTTGGTTATAGACGGCTCACGTCGAATCGCTGAGACCGATGAGAACTTTATCTGCGCAACGCTTGATTGGTGGCCACCTGAAAAATGCAACTATGATCAATGTCCTTGGGGTTACGCATCTCTCATCAATTTG AACTTagcttctcctcttcttgCTAAAGCTATTCAAG CTTTTAGGACGTTGAGGATAAGAATAGGTGGTTCCTTGCAAGATCAAGTGATCTACGACGTTGGAGACTTGAAGACTCCTTGCACTCAGTTCAAGAAAACTGACGACGGATTGTTCGGATTCTCTGAAGGATGTTTGTATATGAAACGTTGGGACGAAGTTAACCATTTCTTCAACGCAACGGG AGCTATTGTGACTTTCGGTTTGAACGCGCTGCACGGGAGAAATAAACTCAACGGAACTGCGTGGGGAGGTGATTGGGATCATACCAACACTCAGGATTTCATGAACTACACAGTCTCAAAGGGTTATGCTATAGACTCGTGGGAGTTTG GTAATGAGCTTAGTGGAAGCGGGATTTGGGCAAGCGTGAGTGTAGAGCTTTATGGGAAAGACTTGATTGTACTGAAAAATGTAATCAAGAACGTTTACAAGAATTCTAGAACCAAGCCTTTGGTTGTAGCTCCAGGTGGATTCTTTGAAGAACAATGGTACTCGGAGCTTCTTCGGCTCTCTGGGCCTGGTGTTCTTGATGTCCTGACTCATCATATATACAATCTTGGTCCAG GGAATGATCCTAAGCTAGTGAATAAGATACTAGATCCAAATTACTTGAGCGGAATTTCGGAATTATTCGCGAATGTGAACCAAACAATTCAAGAACATGGACCTTGGGCTGCTGCTTGGGTTGGAGAAGCTGGTGGAGCCTTTAACAGTGGTGGCCGTCAGGTTTCCGAGACATTCATTAACAGTTTCTG GTACTTAGATCAGCTCGGTATTTCGTCGAAGCATAACACCAAAGTATACTGCAGACAAGCTTTGGTCGGAGGTTTCTACGGTCTGCTTGAAAAGGAAACGTTTGTTCCAAATCCAGATTACTACAG CGCGCTTCTTTGGCATCGTTTGATGGGTAAAGGCATTCTCGGCGTTCAGACGACTGCCTCGGAGTATCTACGAGCTTACGTTCATTGCTCCAAAAGAAGA GCGGGTATAACGATTCTTCTGATCAATCTGAGTAAGCACACGACGTTTACAGTCGCAGTCAGCAATGGCGTGAAGGTGGTTTTGCAAGCAGAATCGATGAAGAGGAAATCGTTCTTGGAAACAATCAAGAGCAAGGTTTCTTGGGTTGGAAACAAAGCTTCGGACGGATATTTGAACAGAGAAGAGTATCACTTGAGTCCCAAAGACGGTGACTTGCGTAGCAAGATAATGCTCTTGAATGGTAAACCTTTGGTACCGACAGCCACCGGAGATATCCCAAAGCTTGAGCCGGTCCGTCATGGTGTGAAATCTCCGGTTTATATCAATCCGCTGTCGATCTCTTTCATTGTGTTGCCTACCTTTGATGCTCCTGCTTGTTCTTGA